GCCGGGCCGGGCCTCGACGGGGTCAGGTAGTGGGCGGTGACCGTGAACGGATCGGGGTGCGGCAGCGCGTCGCTCAGGGCGCGCCCGACGATCGCCAGCAGATAGCCGCCGTTGACGGCGGAGAGGATCGCCCAGCCCTCGGAGAGGTCCGCGTCGTAGACGCCCGGTTCGCGAAGGGTGACGGAGGTGTCGCGGTCGAACTCGTTGTCCGCGGTGGGTGTCTGCGCTGCCTGTGCCATGGGAAGCACGGTACAACAATGCATTACTGAGCGGTAGCTTATATTTTCGGTCCCGGTGGCTCCTCGGCCGCCGTCGAACGGCGGTTGTACGCGCGCGGCGCCCGCCAGTGGAAGCGCATCGCGAGCAGCCGCAGCACGAACGCGGTGACGACGGCGAGCACGCTCGTCAGCCCGTTCAGCGCGTCGAAACGGATGCAGACGACGACCATCGTCGCCCCGACGATCGCGGGGACGGCGTACAGGTCACGGTCCCAGCGCAGCAGCGACGGCACCTCGTTGGCGAGCACGTCACGCAGGACACCGCCGCCCGCCGCCGTGGCGAGCCCGAGCGCGGCGGACGCGGTGAGGCCGAGCCCGTACTCGTGCGCCTTCACGGTGCCGGTCACACAGAACAGCCCGAGCCCCGCCGCGTCGAAGACGTTGACCGCGCCTTGAATGCGCTCGACATGCGGGTGCAGGAAGAACACCAGGACGGTCGCCACCAGCGGCATGGTGAAGTACCCGAGATCGGTGAACGCCGCCGGCGGTACGGCTCCGATGATCAGGTCCCGGATCAGCCCGCCGCCGAGCCCGGTGACCTCGGCGAGCACCGCCATGCCGAAGACGTCGAAGTTCTTGCGGACGGCGAGCAGCGCGCCGGAGATCGCGAAGACGAAGATGCCGGCGAGGTCGAGCGAGTGCTGGACGGAGGGGCTGAACAGTTCCTGGAACACCAGACAGTTCTACCTGGGGCGGGTGAACACCGGACAGCCGCCCGCGTGGGCGGCTTTCTCGCACGAGCTCCCGCCCTCCCCCAGTACATTCGGACCCGGCGACCGGAGGGGGAGTCCATGTCGGACGGAAGTCGGTTCCGGGCAAGCGGGTGGCGCGGGCGAGAGGTTGAGATACCGCGACCCGGCCCGGAGCAGGGGCCGGTCCCGTTGGAGTTCACCGGAGGGCTGACCACTTCGTTCGAGGTGGTCGCGGTGCGGCGGTCGACGACGCGCAAGGAGTACGGCGGGAAGCTGCTGCACGCGTATGGGCCCGGCGCACACAGAGTGCTGCTGCCCGGCGGTTACGACCGGGTGGAGGTGACCCGGGTGAAGCCGAGGCCGAGCTCGGGGACCGGCTTCTCCCGGTGGCGTCTGCGAACGGTGGAGGCCGCTGAACTGCCCGCGCTCGCGGACTCGGGCACCATGTCCGGCAGGAACGAGGACCTTGTGTACTTCGAGGGCCACGCACGCGTGTCGTACGCCTGGCTGGGCGCCACCGAACACGGTGAACTGCACTTCACGTCCGCCTCCGGAGGCACGGCCCGCAGACTCACGCGGCAGGGCGACATCCGGGGTGAGGTCACCGTCCCGGGCAGCGGTTTCCTCGCGATCTCCACCTGGGGCAAGTGGACGCTGGAGAGGCGGTAGCGGACAGGCTCGGCCCGCCCTTGCGTGAACACGGGCGCGGGCGACGGGGCGGCCGGGGCGGGCTCGCCCCGGCCGCCCCGTCGCCCTGTCGCCCTGTCGGCCCGGCTCAGACGGGTTCCGACACCGTCCCCGTCTCCGTCACCGCCGCGATCCCCGTCGCCCTCGTCCGCTCCACCGTCCCCGCCTCGATCTCCGCCGCGAAGTGGCACGCCACCCGGTGGCCGTCGCCCAGAACCGTCAGCTCCGGGCGCTCCGTCGCGCACCGCGTCTCCTGCTTCCACGGGCAGCGCGTGTGGAAGCGGCAGCCGGCCGGCGGCGCCGCCGGGGAGGGGAGGTCGCCGCGGAGCAGGATCCGTTCGCGTTTGTCCTCCACCTCCGGGTCGGGCACCGGCACCGCCGACATCAGCGCCTTCGTGTACGGGTGCCTCGGCTCGGCGTACAGCGCGTCGCTCGGGGCCTCCTCGACCAGCGAGCCCAGATACATGACCCCGATGACGTCCGAGATGTGGCGGACCACGGCCAGGTCGTGGGCGATGACGAGATACGTCAGGCCCTTGGACTCCTGAAGCTCCTCAAGAAGGTTGATCACCTGCGCCTGGATGGAGACGTCGAGCGCGGAGACCGGCTCGTCGCAGATGATCACGTCCGGTTCCAGGACGAGCGCCCGCGCGATGCCGATGCGCTGGCGCTGGCCGCCGGAGAACTCGTGCGGGTAGCGGGAGAGCGCGTTGGTCGGCAGGCCGACCTCGGCGAGGATCTTCTTGATCCGCTCTCGGCGCTCCTCCTGGTCGGCGCCGATGCCGTGCGCCGCCATGCCCTCGGAGAGGATCGACTCGATGTTCTGCCGGGGGTTGAGGCTGCCGAGCGGGTCCTGGAAGACCATCTGGAGGCGGTGCCGGATCTTGCGCATCTCCTCCTCGGGCAGCTTCGCCAGATCCGTGCCGTCGAAGACGACCTCGCCCTCGGTGATGTCGACGAGGCGCAGGACGGCGCGGCCGAGGGTGGTCTTGCCGCAGCCCGACTCCCCCACCAGGCCGTACGTCTGACCCGCCTCGACCTTCAGCGAGATACCGTCGACGGCGTACACATGACCGACGGTACGGTCGAAGAAGACGCCCCTCTTGACGGGGAAGTGGACCTTCACGCCGTCCAGTTCGAGCAGACTCATGAGGAGACCTCCGCCGTGGGTTCGGCCGGACCGGCCGGCTCGGTCGGTTCGACCGCGTCAGCCGCGTCGGCCGCCTCGGCCCCGGGCACCGCGTCCGCGGAATCCGCCGGCAGGACCGGGTTGACGCAGCGCACCTGGTGGCCGGGCGCACGCGGTTCGGTGAGTTCCGGGGTGCCCGTCAGGCACTCCATCGTGTAGAAGTCGCACCGCGGCGCGAACGCGCAGCCGTCGGCCCACGCGATCTTGTCGTTGATCGAGCCGCGGATCGGCCTGAGCGGCTCGCCGCGCGGTGCGTCGAGGCGCGGGATGGAGCCGAGCAGGCCGTGCGCGTACGGATGGGTGGGGTGCGCGAACAGTTCGCGGCGGCCGGCCGTCTCCACCGCGCGCCCCGCGTAGAGCACGTTCACCTGGTCGCACAGCCCGGCGACGACACCCAGGTCATGAGTGATCATCAGGAGCGCCGTGCCCTCCTGGTCCACCAACTCCTTGAGGAGTTCGAGGATCTGGGCCTGGATGGTGACGTCGAGCGCCGTCGTCGGCTCGTCCGCGATCAGCAGGCGCGGCGCGCACGCGACCGCCATGGCGATGAGCGCGCGCTGCCGCATTCCGCCGGAGAGCTGGTGCGGGTACTCCTTGAGCCGCCTGTTCGGGTCGGGGATGCCGACGCGGTCGAGCAGCGTGGCGGCCTCCTTGCGGGCGGCCTCGCCCTTCAGTCCCCGGTGGCGGCTCAGGATCTCGGTGACCTGGATACCGATGGGGACGACCGGGTTGAGCGAGGAGAGCGGGTCCTGGAAGATCATCGCCATCCGGCTGCCGCGCAGGTCGCGGATCTTCTTCTCGTCCATGGACAGCAGGTCCGCGCCGTCGTACTCGGCGCGCCCGCCGACGCTCACCCCCTTGCGCGGGAGCAGACCCATCAGGGCGAGCGCGGTCACGGACTTGCCGCAGCCCGACTCGCCCACCAGGCCGACGACCTGGCCCTCGGCGACGTCGAAGGAGACGCCGTCGACGGCCCTGGTGTCGCGCCCCGCGCCCCGGCCAGTCGCGTGCCCGGCAAAGGTGACCGACAGTGCGTCAACTGAGAGAAGTGACATGGGACTTCAGCCTCGCAGCTTCGGATCGAGAGCTTCCCGCATCGCCTCACCGAGCAGCGTGAAGCCGAGGGCGGTGATGATGATCCCGACCGCCGGATAGACCGACATCATCGGCGCGTTGTCGAAGAAGCGCTGTGCCTGTGACAGCATCACGCCCCACTCAGGGATCGCCGGATCCGGACTGCCGAGGCCCAGGTAGGACAGGGCGGCGGCCTCGATGATCGCGGTGGCGAGGCTGAGCGTCGCCTGGACGATCACCGGGCTGAGCGAGTTGGGCAGGATCTGTGTGAGGACGATACGGCGCTTGCGGATGCCGACCGCCTTGGCGGCCAGCACATAGTCCGAGTTGCCCTGCGCGAGCATCGAGCCACGCAGCAGCCGTGCGAACACCGGCACTTGGACCACGCCCACCGCGATCATCACCGTGGTCAGCGACTGGCCGAGCACGGCGGCGACGGAGACCGCCAGCAGCAGCGAGGGCAGCGCCAGCATCATGTCGGTGACGCGCATGATGACGGTGTCCACGCGCTTGCCGGCCTCGCCGCCGAGCGTCGCCGCCGCGCCGGACACGGCGCCGACGATCGCACCGGCCACCAGACCGATGAGCATCGACACGACGCCGACGAGCAGCGTCTGGCGGGCACCGACGAGCATCCGGGAGAACTCGTCGCGGCCCAGGTGGTCCAGGCCGAACCAGTTCTCGCCGCGCGGTCCGACGAAGCGTCCCTGGTTGGGGAAGACCTCGCCGCGCCAGTCCTGCGCGGTGGGGCTGTACGGGGCGAGCCACGGGCCGACGATCGCGATCAGCACGAACAGGCCGATGACGACGCCGCCGATGATCGCGGTCTTGCTGGTGCGCAGCCGCCGGAAGGCCTCGCGCCACAGCCCGGCGCCCGAGGTGGCCTCGGTCCGCTCGGTGAGCTGCGCGAGCCGGTCGATCTTGTCGGCCTTCTTCGTCATGTTCGGGATGGCGTTCACGTCAGTGCACCCGCACTCTCGGGTCGATGAGGCTGTACGCCACGTCGACCAGCAGATTGATCAGGACGTACACCAGCGCGATGAAGAGGATGAACCCGACGAGCACGGGGTAGTCGCGGGCGTCGATCGAGGTACGGATGAACTGCCCGATCCCGCCGAAGCTGAAGACCGACTCGGTGAGGACGGCGCCGGACAGCAGGCTGCCGGTCAGCAGACCGACGGCGGTGATCACCGGCAGCAGCGCGTTGCGCAGGACGTGCCGGCCGCGTACGACACGCTTCTCCAGGCCCTTGGACTCGGCCGTACGTACGTAGTCCTCACCCAGCACTTCGAGCACGCTGGCCCGGGTCATCCGCACGATGACGGCGAGCGGGATGGAGGCGAGCGCGACGGCGGGCAGCACCAGATGCATGATCGCGTCCCAGGACGCGTCGAACTCGCCGGTCAGCAGACCGTCCAGGACGGCGAATCCGGTGATCTTCGTCGCGTCGATGCCGGTCGACAGCCGGCCGAAGCTCGGGAAGATCCCGAGGTTGACGGCGAAGAGCCCCTTGAGGAGCAGCGCCAGGAAGAAGACCGGGATACAGATGCCGAGCAGCGAGCCCGAGACCGCGGTCACGTCCAGCCAGCTGCCGCGGCGCCGCGCGGCGAAGTAGCCCAGCGGGACGCCGATCACGACCGCGATGAGTATCGCGGCGACGCTGAGTTCGACGGTCGCCGGGAAGCGCAGGGTGAATTCCTCCCACACCGGCTGGCCGGTCTGTGTGGAGGTACCGAGGTCCAGTTCGAAGATCCGTTTGATGAACCGCCAGTACTGGACCCAGACCGGCTCGTCGAGCCCCAGCGCCCGGTTGATCCGGGCCACTTCGGCGTCGGTCGCCCGCTCGCCCAGGATCGCCGAAGCGGGTCCGCCGGGCAGCCGGTTCAGCCACAGGAAGAGCAGAACCGACAGACCGAGCAGGGTGGGTATCAGCTGTAGCAGTCGTCGTGCGACGAGTCGCAGCACCCCGCTTGCCCCTTTCTCATTGCGTACTCCTGGCGTCGTTCATCTGTGTTCGTCAGTCTGTTTCAGGTCGTCCGTGTGCGGGACGGGCCGTCAGCGAGACGGGTCCGCCCGGTCGCGGGACGTGCTCCGCGACCGGGCGGACCCGGCGTGCACGCTGTCCTTACTTGAAGGACACCTCGGCGAAGTACTCCTGCGTCAGCGGGGAGACCTTCGGCGGGTTGACGTTCGCGGCGAACGCGATCGCCGGCGGCGACGAGGAGATCGGCACACCCGGCAGGTACGCCATGATCGTCTCGTTGGCCTTCTTGTACAGGTCGGTCCGCTTGGCCGGGTCGGTCTCGATCGACGCGGCCTTCAGCGCGGCGAAGACGCCCTTGTCCTTGAAGCCCCACTGCTTGTCGTACTCGGCGAACCAGGTGCCGATGAAGTTGTAGCCGTCGTTGAAGTCACCGGTCCAGCCGAGCATGTGCAGCGCGCAGCTGCCCGCCTCGGTGGCGTCCAGGTAGTCCGGGGCCCACTTCATGGGCTTCGGGGTGACGGTGATGCCGGCCTTCTCCAGGTCGGCCTTCATCAGCTCGAACATGTCCTGCGGAGCGGGCATGTACGGGCGGGTGACCTCGGTCGGGTAGCAGAACTCGACCTTCAGGGCGCTCTCACCGGCGTCCTTGAGCAGCGACTTCGCCTTGGCGGTGTCGAAGGGGTACGTCTTCACGGCGTCCGAGTAGCCGGCGACCGTGTCGGGCATGAACTGCGTGGCGGCGACGCCGCCCTCGGGCAGCTGGGTCTTGACCAGGTTGTCGCGGTCGATGGCGTGCGCGATGGCCTGCCGGACCTCGGGCTTCTTCAGCGCCGGGTTCTTACCCTGGCTCATGCCGACGTAGAAGATGTTGAAGACGTCACGCGTGGGAACCTGGAACTTGCCGTTCTCCAGCGTCTTCACATCGGCGGGCGCGACGAGGTCGTAGCCGTCGATGTCACCGGCCTGGAGGGCCTGACGGCGGCCGTCCTCGGTGTCGATGGTGCGGAAGACGAGATTCTTGATCTTCGCCTTGGTGCCCCAGTAGTCGTCGAAACGCTCCAGCGAGACTTCCTTGTTGCCCTTGTTCCACTCGCTGATCTTGTACGGGCCGGTGCCCGCGACCGTGCCGGCCACCTGGCTGTACTTGGGGTACGTGATCGCGTCACCCTTGGCGGTGGCTTCCTGCTTCGCGTACTCCTTCAGGGCCTTCGGCGAGTGGATCGCCAGCGCCTGGAGGGAGAAGCCGCCCGGCAGGTTCGCGGAGGGCTCGTTGACCTCGATGACAGCGGTGCTGTCGTCCGTCGCGGTGCAGGACTTGTAGTTCGCCTTCGGCGTCTCCGGGTCCTCGTTCTTCGCGAAGCCGCCCATGATGGTCTGCCAGTAGTAGGAGACCGCGCTGGACTGGTACGTGCCCGTCCAGTTGAACCAGTAGTCGTAATTCGCGCAGACGGCGGCGGCGTTGAACTTCTCGCCGTCGTGGAAGGTCACGTCCTTGCGGAGGTTGAACGTCCAGACCGTACCGGCCTCGTTGCTCGACCACTTCTCGGCGAGGCCGGGGGCCAGTTCGCTGCCGCCCGACTCGTGCTCCAGCAGCGCCTCGAAGGCCTGACGGGTGACCCGGAAGGTCTCGCCGTCGCTCGCGAGCGCCGGGTCGAGCGAACCGGGGTCACCGGGGCCGCCGAAGACGAAGGTGTCCTTCGCGCCGCCCGAGTCACCTTCCTCGTCACGCTCGCTGGAGCAGCCGGTGGCGATCAGCGCGACGGCCAACGCCGTCACGATCGCCCCAGCGGCTCGGGACTTGATTATTCGCATGCTCCACCCCAGGGGTCCGACGAGTCAGGGCTCGGTCTTGACGGCCGAACATTACAGCCAAGAAGGTGCTTACTGAACCGGCCGCAATGCGGAGTTGCAGACCTGAGATCCGGACAGTCGACAAATAGGCCGACTCAGTGACATTGCAGCGGAATCACTCAAATCGTGCCAGGTGAACCGCAGCCAGGTGGAGCAGAACAGGCGAAACGCCCGTACGACACGGAAGCCGCATGTCCGCATGGTGGACCACGCGGGACGAGGGACGTGCCTGAACTGCGCTGCCGGGGCGCTTCCTTGGCGAGACCCTTCGGCACCTCGGAGGTCTCCGCGGTGCCGAAGGGTCTCGGAGGCCCTCGGAGCCTTCAGCGACTTGCTGCCGACCTCCGGCGCATCCCCTTCCTTCACCACGTCACCCACCAGCGCGATCGCCACGGGCGCTGTGGCGAACACCCTCATGTCGTCCGGAATCCGATCCGGCCGTTCTCCGGATGACGGCAGGCCCGCCTCGTGCCCCGGCTCCAGCTGGATCAGGAGGTGGAGCCGATCAGCAGGTAGTCGTACATACCGGAATACGCCTGGGTCACGGTGACGTTGGTCGCCGAGTCCGGGCGGTACAGCAGGTTCCTGCGGTAGATCAGCGGCACGGCCGAGGCGTTCTCCAGGACGAGCTTGTCGACCTCGCCCCAAGCCTTGGCGCGGGCGGTGGCGTCGGTCTGCGCGATACCGTCCGAGAGCGCCTTGTTGATCTTCGGGTCGTCCAGCTCCATCAGGTTGGAGCTGGACGAGGGCCTGATGGCGGAGCCGTTGACGATCTGGTCGAGGAAGCCGAAACCGGTCGGCCATTCGGCGCCCCACGCCATCATCATCATGCCGAGGTCGTGCTTCTTGACGTACGAGGGAACACCGGCGAAGTCACTGAAGTACTCGACCGACGGGTACTGCTTGATCTCGGTCTGGATGCCGACCTTCTTCAGGGAGGCCTGGATGGCGGCCGCCATCTGCACCTCATCGGGGCGGTCGGAGCGAGCCGTCAGGTTGGTCTTGAAGCCGTTCGGCTTGCCGCACCTGGTCAGCGCGTCCTTGGCCTTGGCGATGTCGCCCTTGTTGCCCTCGGTCCGGTACAGGTCGAACTTCTGGTACCCGTTGACCGTCGGCGGGAGCAGCGTGCTCGCCACGTCGCCCTTGGTGTCGCCACCGAGCGCGGTCTGGACGGACGCCTTGTCGATCGCGTAGTGGACGGCCTTGCGGCAGTCCGCGTTGTCGAAGGGCTCCACCTTCGTCGACAGCGCGAGGTACGAGGTGGCGCCGGCGTACGGGTTGTCCGTCTTCGTCCTCTCACTCTCTTTGGTGACGACCTTCGGCCGGGTCGTCGCCTGAAGGCCGGTGCCGGCGGCGTCCACCGTGATGTTGTCGCTCATCAGGTGCTGGTCGACCGTGGTGGGGTCGACCTTGAACGTGATGGTGATCCTGTCGGCGAGCGCCGGGCGGATGGGGTCGGTGTCCTGGTCCCAGTGCGGGTTGCGCACGAGGGTCGCGCCGCGG
This window of the Streptomyces niveus genome carries:
- a CDS encoding ABC transporter ATP-binding protein, whose protein sequence is MSLLSVDALSVTFAGHATGRGAGRDTRAVDGVSFDVAEGQVVGLVGESGCGKSVTALALMGLLPRKGVSVGGRAEYDGADLLSMDEKKIRDLRGSRMAMIFQDPLSSLNPVVPIGIQVTEILSRHRGLKGEAARKEAATLLDRVGIPDPNRRLKEYPHQLSGGMRQRALIAMAVACAPRLLIADEPTTALDVTIQAQILELLKELVDQEGTALLMITHDLGVVAGLCDQVNVLYAGRAVETAGRRELFAHPTHPYAHGLLGSIPRLDAPRGEPLRPIRGSINDKIAWADGCAFAPRCDFYTMECLTGTPELTEPRAPGHQVRCVNPVLPADSADAVPGAEAADAADAVEPTEPAGPAEPTAEVSS
- a CDS encoding ABC transporter substrate-binding protein; the protein is MRIIKSRAAGAIVTALAVALIATGCSSERDEEGDSGGAKDTFVFGGPGDPGSLDPALASDGETFRVTRQAFEALLEHESGGSELAPGLAEKWSSNEAGTVWTFNLRKDVTFHDGEKFNAAAVCANYDYWFNWTGTYQSSAVSYYWQTIMGGFAKNEDPETPKANYKSCTATDDSTAVIEVNEPSANLPGGFSLQALAIHSPKALKEYAKQEATAKGDAITYPKYSQVAGTVAGTGPYKISEWNKGNKEVSLERFDDYWGTKAKIKNLVFRTIDTEDGRRQALQAGDIDGYDLVAPADVKTLENGKFQVPTRDVFNIFYVGMSQGKNPALKKPEVRQAIAHAIDRDNLVKTQLPEGGVAATQFMPDTVAGYSDAVKTYPFDTAKAKSLLKDAGESALKVEFCYPTEVTRPYMPAPQDMFELMKADLEKAGITVTPKPMKWAPDYLDATEAGSCALHMLGWTGDFNDGYNFIGTWFAEYDKQWGFKDKGVFAALKAASIETDPAKRTDLYKKANETIMAYLPGVPISSSPPAIAFAANVNPPKVSPLTQEYFAEVSFK
- a CDS encoding ABC transporter permease, giving the protein MTKKADKIDRLAQLTERTEATSGAGLWREAFRRLRTSKTAIIGGVVIGLFVLIAIVGPWLAPYSPTAQDWRGEVFPNQGRFVGPRGENWFGLDHLGRDEFSRMLVGARQTLLVGVVSMLIGLVAGAIVGAVSGAAATLGGEAGKRVDTVIMRVTDMMLALPSLLLAVSVAAVLGQSLTTVMIAVGVVQVPVFARLLRGSMLAQGNSDYVLAAKAVGIRKRRIVLTQILPNSLSPVIVQATLSLATAIIEAAALSYLGLGSPDPAIPEWGVMLSQAQRFFDNAPMMSVYPAVGIIITALGFTLLGEAMREALDPKLRG
- a CDS encoding trimeric intracellular cation channel family protein, with translation MFQELFSPSVQHSLDLAGIFVFAISGALLAVRKNFDVFGMAVLAEVTGLGGGLIRDLIIGAVPPAAFTDLGYFTMPLVATVLVFFLHPHVERIQGAVNVFDAAGLGLFCVTGTVKAHEYGLGLTASAALGLATAAGGGVLRDVLANEVPSLLRWDRDLYAVPAIVGATMVVVCIRFDALNGLTSVLAVVTAFVLRLLAMRFHWRAPRAYNRRSTAAEEPPGPKI
- a CDS encoding ABC transporter ATP-binding protein; protein product: MSLLELDGVKVHFPVKRGVFFDRTVGHVYAVDGISLKVEAGQTYGLVGESGCGKTTLGRAVLRLVDITEGEVVFDGTDLAKLPEEEMRKIRHRLQMVFQDPLGSLNPRQNIESILSEGMAAHGIGADQEERRERIKKILAEVGLPTNALSRYPHEFSGGQRQRIGIARALVLEPDVIICDEPVSALDVSIQAQVINLLEELQESKGLTYLVIAHDLAVVRHISDVIGVMYLGSLVEEAPSDALYAEPRHPYTKALMSAVPVPDPEVEDKRERILLRGDLPSPAAPPAGCRFHTRCPWKQETRCATERPELTVLGDGHRVACHFAAEIEAGTVERTRATGIAAVTETGTVSEPV
- a CDS encoding ABC transporter permease; translation: MLRLVARRLLQLIPTLLGLSVLLFLWLNRLPGGPASAILGERATDAEVARINRALGLDEPVWVQYWRFIKRIFELDLGTSTQTGQPVWEEFTLRFPATVELSVAAILIAVVIGVPLGYFAARRRGSWLDVTAVSGSLLGICIPVFFLALLLKGLFAVNLGIFPSFGRLSTGIDATKITGFAVLDGLLTGEFDASWDAIMHLVLPAVALASIPLAVIVRMTRASVLEVLGEDYVRTAESKGLEKRVVRGRHVLRNALLPVITAVGLLTGSLLSGAVLTESVFSFGGIGQFIRTSIDARDYPVLVGFILFIALVYVLINLLVDVAYSLIDPRVRVH
- a CDS encoding ABC transporter substrate-binding protein, producing the protein MAAGAAGALLVIAGAGYGVYGLNGSNDDNKSDDAGIDAGLTSIVNKSAEVGGTVTFEHSKVPDSLDPGNTYNAWVQNFSRLYGRTLTTFKPAAGKEGLEVVPDLAESLGKASADAKTWTYKLRKGVKFDDGSPVTSQDVKYAIERSNFAPEVLSQGPTYFKAYLVGGEKYQGPYKDKSPGGLESIGTPDDRTIVFELNKPLADFDYLATSSQTAPVPQAKDTGAEYVKQISSSGPYKFQSYGEGRGATLVRNPHWDQDTDPIRPALADRITITFKVDPTTVDQHLMSDNITVDAAGTGLQATTRPKVVTKESERTKTDNPYAGATSYLALSTKVEPFDNADCRKAVHYAIDKASVQTALGGDTKGDVASTLLPPTVNGYQKFDLYRTEGNKGDIAKAKDALTRCGKPNGFKTNLTARSDRPDEVQMAAAIQASLKKVGIQTEIKQYPSVEYFSDFAGVPSYVKKHDLGMMMMAWGAEWPTGFGFLDQIVNGSAIRPSSSSNLMELDDPKINKALSDGIAQTDATARAKAWGEVDKLVLENASAVPLIYRRNLLYRPDSATNVTVTQAYSGMYDYLLIGSTS